The DNA segment ACCGTATGTACATAACTTGCGTGAAAGCAACTGAGGAGTTGGAGGaccggcgtgcgcgcacacgcacacgcacgcgacaAACAACATACACACTTGCACGCATCGTTGAAAAGACACAGgaaagtaaaaaaaaaaggggttGAGGGTGGGGAAGCAAAGCCGAAATATGGATATGCGAGGAGGAGTCGAGTAGGTGATGGGGACGTGGGGGTGAAGGCGACGGAAAAGGTACAAATGAAAACCGAGAAGAAAGCGACTGCCGGCATCCGCAACGTCCCCCTTCCCGCCCTGCCCATACCTTTCTTGTATGCATTTCTTCCCCTgtgcgcccctctctccctggTGAGACTCTACATGCTGGTGGACACAGTGAAGTCTTTCACGCCACGTAGACCACGTTGGATCAGGAGGCGCTTCACAGCCTTTCGGTCTTGTGTGTCCAGCACCAGTGAGTCGGGAAGACGCACCGTCTCAGTCGGCTTGTCGTCGTACGTCACggtgaggaggcggtgcggctcGCCAGACAGGTAGGCAGAGGTGACGGGAATAGCCCacgactgctgcagcagcttgcAGAAGCGCTCGTCAGACTCCTCCGCGGGCGACACATCTGCGTAGTAGTCGACAAACTCGTCAAGAGTGACGGTGCCGACCTTGCACCCGACACGTCCTGGCCAGCAACTCTCGAAGTCGAGTACAGCCTCCTCGCGTTGAAGGACGCCGTTGACGACATCCGGGATTGTGGCGGCGTTGAGACGGAAAAGACTGTGCATATCCTTGAACTCAACAGATCCCCGTCCCTCAATGCTCAGCTGCTGGTACGCGTAGATGACCGCCTGCATGCGGGCCAGCGGCATTGTGCCGCGCAACTCGGCCAGGAAGTCCTGTGCGCACACGACGTTGTTGCCGGTTGTGTCGAAGTGCCTCATGAGTACATCCATCTCGATAGGACTCAGAAGGACACCAAGTCGAGCAATCGCCTTGCGAAGCTCGTTGCGGTCAAGGAAGcgacgttgccgctgctcgttgcacgccacgccgagggcgatggagagggagcgaAAGCCGATGCGTCCACCAATCTCTAGGGCACCCTGACGAATGCGCTCCATCAACGCCATCACACCAGTGCCAGCTGTCATTGTGAGCATGGCCGATGCCCTGCTTTGGTGCCTGGAGGACGTTCTTGGCCTCATGAGCACTGCATCCGTACCATCACCGCCAGAGAAGTAGAAGACGTTCTCCGGCTTCACCACGACCGCCCCCCGAGAGCGAGAGCAGTAGTCGGTGGTGTAGCCGCACGTGACGGCGTACTCCATGCCGTACGACGTGGCCACGCGCTCACCGTTGCAGGCGAGAGGCAGGTTTGTGAGGGAGTGCAGAAGcaccacgccgtcgccaacCTTCACAGGGAAACCGAAGTGCACATCGTCGCGCACCGTGCCGGCGCGGCTCACTACAAACACGTTGTCTGCGCAGGCGTTGAGAGCGGCCACGGTGCACTGCACCTCAGACGAGCGAAGGCCGGATGACAGGGAGGACTGCACATACAGGAAGCCCTCGGCGCTCACGTTTTCGTTAGCGATGCGAACTCGCTGGCCGTAGTGCAGCACATCTGAGCTGTTGCGGTTGTAGCTGTGGTTGTGCTCGTCTTTGCACCGCAGCAGAGTCCAGGTGGATCGCACCTGCGGGCCAGGGGCCAAAGAACCAGACAGGGTGTACTGCTGCGACTGGGAGgaggcaccaccgccagtcATTAGGTCTAAAGCCAGAACAGCCTGTGTCTTGTCGTTCACCAACAAGTAGGGGTGCCCTATGCGCACATCATCTCCCTTAAATGCAACGACAGTGGTCGGCTCTTCCAGCTGACTCGCGAGCATCGAACGCGCTACGGCGTTTGTTGCCGCCTTCTCGGGGTGCTCCACTGCGGCATGTCGTTGCGCCTTGTACAGCTTCAGCTGATCTTCGCGGAGGGCAATGTCCTCGAACCAGTTGCCCACCAGTACCCCACGGGAGTACTGCGGAGCGTTGGAGTACGCCATGCCAAAGCCCGCCATAGGAAAACGATAACGgcgcaggcaggcaggcacaaCGTGTGTTTTCGCCcccttttgtgtgtgggtgtggatgtgggtgtgtgggtcACTTGAGAAGCGAAGGAGATGAAGGTGGAAGCAAGCAAAGGACCGCGCAACGATCTACCCGTACTTTCACGCGTGTGCTCGAGGGGTGGTTTGAGATGGACGCCAACAACGaacacaccgacacacacacgtatggcaagagggagggagggagggagaggcaagTAGTGTGCGCACACCGTCGGCACATGCATACGCAAGCAAGCAGATATGAACaggccgttttttttttcaaggACGCAAATACCTCGATAGTACTCTTTCTCTACCTctttctccgccttctcggGCTCTGTCGGCGTTGGCATTGTGTTGCATGCGAGCGGtcggagaagggaggggaccAAGTGGCGCAGAACGAGGCATACGTCAAAGTGGGAGGAGGAtagcgggggaggagggactACAATGGCATGAGGGAAGAAAATGACATGAGCTGGAgttgcggcagcagcagacgacGCTGATGGTGATATGCAGTGCGTGACCTTTCACCAAGCGTGCGCACACCCTTTACTGCTCTTGACAAGAGCGAGTAGTCTTCCACtggtgctgatgctgctgtcGCCTTTAGATGGGGCGTGCGCTTCGCCTGGGACGCGCGCCCGCTGCACGTCCATTCCATTTCTGAGTACGTAAAGATGCCTGTGAGCCATACGatggaagggagagggagaggagccaaacaaacacacaaaaaggagAAGAACTCCAACAaccaacgcacgcgcacacacaaactccCCGCCACATACTCCCAGACGccagcggaggggggggcgctaCAGGCTGCCTTGCCTTGGTTCCACACGCGCCCTTCCAACCTTGTGAGTAGAATAGAAGCaagaacagcaacaacaacagtgACACTCTTCAGCGCGTACGCTTCcagtgaggggggagggggtaacTCTTTCTCTTCGGCCCCCTCGTGTTCTCTTTTAGAGCTTGCCGCACTCGACCACTACAACCCGCTCCGTTggctcgccggcggccgtCAGCGGGATGGCCTCAATGGCCTTCACCACAGCCCATCCGTCCACGACGCGGCCGAAACAAATGCACGTGCCGTTCAGGTGCGGCGCCTTGTCAGCCGTCAGGATAAAAAACTGCGACCCATTCAAGTGCGGCGCACTTACGGCGGTGCCTAAGAGACCCATTCGATCGAACTTGGACGCCTTTACCTCTTCCGGCGCATCAAAAAATTCGCCGTAGATGGAAAGCTGACCCGTCCCTTGACCAGACACGATATCGCCGCCTTGCACGAGATAGCCTTTGCACACGCGGTGCACCGTCGTGTTGCGGTACGTCAACTGCGGCAGAAACTGGTCTCGGAAGGATGGCTCACCGATCCCGTCGATGCTGGagacctgcggcagcacaTTTTCTCCTGTGCACAGCTTCAGAAAGTTCTCCGAGGCAATAGGGCACTTCTTCGTGAAAAGCTCGAAGGTCACACGGTGCGGGGGCTGGCTGCCAATGGCGATGTCCATGAACGCGTGCCCCGCCCCAGCCGCCCATCTGATTGTAGATCGCGTAAACATTGCCGTCGTCCACTCTACCAGCAGCGAGGTGACGGCGCGGACGTAAAAATCAACAGCATCAGTGCACGTGGTGCACAAGTAAatgggggtgggtgggtggtgaaAGGAGTGAGTAGGCGAGGGTGGCGGCCGTACCTCAAAGATGGGGCGAAACGAGGCAGGAGGGTGAGAATGTGGAGCGAGAACCCCGACATGCATAGACAACAACGCCAGagcggcgaaggcgagaCGTGATGGCGGCGGGGCGGGTGCTGAGAGCAGTCGAAGGGTGGATGCcgggaaagagaaagaggcgacCGAGAGATTCGCAAAGCGGTTGCACGACAGCTACTTCATGAATGCTGCTCACGAAGAGCAGCGTGCTAGACCGCTTTCGTTCGATCCAGTTCTCGGCTTTGAGGCCCATCTATCGCGAATTCCTCACCAACCTCCCCAGGCGCGTAcagacgcaggcgcacatGGCGACGTAGACGTGGCGATGCGAGGATGCTGCGCCGGCAAAAGACGCCCTCGTCATAAACATCGCCCATAcaacatatatatatatatatgttgTGTTTTGCGTTGGGCGCACATTTTGCTACAGCACAACCGCGTCTCGCAAGGTCGCTCTCCAAAGTTGTGACACGCATTACAACGTTGGGCGCCGCggaaacaaaacgaaaagaagaaacaacaacaaagaataTATATGTATAGATAGATCGATACGCGACGGTCGCCATAGGCGACGCGATATTTCCATTGCTagtcgcgtgtgcgcgtgcgtgtgtctatgagcaacccccctcccttcgcGGAGGAGCGAATTGCTTGCTTCTATGGATGcgagggtggcggtggcgatggcacGGCGACAGGATCTCCCATCGAGGCTATACACACTCAGCATATATCGTGCATACATACGCGACAGGTGACGCTGGcacacggagagagggaggggcgggggtgaGATGAAGTGCCGCAGTTGGCGATTCTATAGCATCGCGCGTTTGGCgttgtgtgggcgtgtgcgcatgttccttgacagcagcggcgaccgTACCGAAAAGCAACAACAGCCGTCAAGGCTCTATGAGTAGGCAGAGTCCATTGGATGCCGTAAAGCAAcgcggagagaagagaagcgatGAACTAGAATCTCAGATCACCTCGACCGGGTACAGCCCCGGTTCTTCCTCCAGCGTAGAAAGAGCGAGGCCGtcctgcaggaggcgctcgaCCGCGTCCTCGTCAGCGCTGAAGAGGTCCCAGCCCGGCTCGCCCAGGACTTCCCGCCAGTTGTCCCACTCGCAGTACTCGCTGGCGATGAGGCAGTGCTGCGGATTCAGAGCAgccacgtcgctgctgtgcaacCGTTGAAGCTCAGCAAGGGTGTGCGCGTACACCGGAAACGCCGGTGACGCATCGTTCAGCTTCCAACCAATCAAATGGCTTGTgtggagcagcagtggcatCGACT comes from the Leishmania infantum JPCM5 genome chromosome 36 genome and includes:
- the CYP10 gene encoding putative cyclophilin 10, encoding MHVGVLAPHSHPPASFRPIFEVRPPPSPTHSFHHPPTPIYLCTTCTDAVDFYVRAVTSLLVEWTTAMFTRSTIRWAAGAGHAFMDIAIGSQPPHRVTFELFTKKCPIASENFLKLCTGENVLPQVSSIDGIGEPSFRDQFLPQLTYRNTTVHRVCKGYLVQGGDIVSGQGTGQLSIYGEFFDAPEEVKASKFDRMGLLGTAVSAPHLNGSQFFILTADKAPHLNGTCICFGRVVDGWAVVKAIEAIPLTAAGEPTERVVVVECGKL